Proteins co-encoded in one Salvia splendens isolate huo1 chromosome 4, SspV2, whole genome shotgun sequence genomic window:
- the LOC121799453 gene encoding uncharacterized protein LOC121799453, translating into MNQSTRQHKTPKSVKGCCKVSQHSTSCSFQLHPSYKYRSASASSSPFITKQHPIKEREEPRKGEEARVKQEQRQGLAAQVQWRDVVARRVNLKSDSTRLKRLSKRG; encoded by the exons atgaatcagagtacaaggcagcacaaaacaccaaaatcagttaaagGATGCTGCAAGGTCAGCCAACACTCAACCTcttgcagctttcagttacaccCCAGCTATAAGTATAGATCAGCCTCGGCCTCTTCCTCCCCATTTATCACAAAGCAACATCCAATTAAAGAAAGAGAGGAGCCGAGGAAGGGGGAGGAGGCGAGGGTGAAACAAGAGCAAAGACAAGGACTAGCAGCACAAGTTCAGTGGAG ggacgtcgtcgctcgacgagtaaatctcaagtCAGACAGTACCCGTTTGAAAaggttaagcaaacgag gttga